A window of Christiangramia forsetii KT0803 contains these coding sequences:
- the sucC gene encoding ADP-forming succinate--CoA ligase subunit beta yields the protein MNIHEYQGKEILNSFGVRIQRGTVARNAKEAVEAAKELTEKTGTGWHVIKAQVHAGGRGKGGGVKLAKNLKEVEEIAGEIIGMNLVTPQTSAEGKKVHQVLVTEDVYYPGDNEPEEYYMSVLLNRATGRNMIMYSTEGGMDIETVAEETPELIFTEEIDPATGLLGFQARRIAFNLGLSGKGFKEMTKFVMSLYEAFEKSDSSLFEINPVLKTSDDLIMAVDAKVTLDDNALFRHKDYAEMRDVREENATEVEAREVGLNYVDLDGNVGCMVNGAGLAMATMDLIKQAGGEPANFLDVGGTADAKRVEEAFRLILKDDKVEAILVNIFGGIVRCDRVAQGIVDASKNMGDAMNVPIIVRLQGTNADIAKELIDNSGLKVSSAIQFQEAADKVQEVLSK from the coding sequence ATGAATATACACGAATATCAAGGAAAAGAGATTTTAAACAGCTTCGGAGTCCGCATTCAACGCGGAACCGTGGCAAGAAATGCCAAAGAAGCAGTGGAAGCTGCTAAAGAACTAACTGAAAAGACTGGAACTGGCTGGCATGTGATTAAAGCACAGGTTCATGCCGGGGGACGTGGTAAAGGTGGAGGTGTAAAACTTGCCAAAAACCTTAAGGAAGTTGAAGAAATAGCTGGAGAGATCATTGGGATGAACCTTGTTACTCCTCAAACTTCTGCTGAGGGGAAGAAAGTTCATCAGGTTCTTGTAACCGAAGATGTTTATTATCCTGGAGATAATGAGCCGGAAGAGTACTACATGTCTGTATTGCTTAATCGTGCTACCGGTCGTAACATGATCATGTATTCTACTGAAGGAGGTATGGATATAGAAACTGTTGCTGAAGAAACTCCAGAACTTATATTCACAGAAGAAATTGATCCTGCAACCGGATTACTTGGTTTCCAGGCACGTCGTATCGCTTTTAATCTTGGACTCAGTGGAAAAGGTTTCAAAGAAATGACAAAATTCGTAATGTCTCTATACGAAGCTTTTGAAAAGTCTGATTCCTCTTTATTTGAGATCAATCCTGTATTGAAAACCAGTGATGATCTTATCATGGCTGTAGATGCAAAGGTGACTTTAGATGATAATGCACTTTTTCGTCATAAAGATTATGCAGAGATGCGTGATGTTCGTGAAGAGAACGCAACAGAAGTTGAAGCTAGGGAAGTAGGTCTTAACTACGTAGATCTTGACGGGAACGTTGGATGTATGGTTAATGGTGCCGGACTTGCAATGGCAACAATGGATCTTATTAAACAAGCCGGTGGTGAACCAGCTAACTTTCTTGATGTAGGAGGTACAGCAGATGCTAAACGTGTTGAAGAAGCTTTTAGACTAATCCTTAAGGATGATAAAGTAGAAGCTATTCTTGTAAATATCTTTGGAGGTATCGTACGTTGTGATCGTGTAGCACAGGGAATTGTAGATGCATCCAAAAATATGGGTGACGCTATGAATGTTCCAATTATTGTTCGATTACAGGGAACCAATGCAGATATCGCAAAAGAATTAATAGATAACAGTGGACTAAAAGTATCAAGTGCTATACAATTTCAGGAAGCTGCAGATAAAGTACAGGAAGTACTTTCAAAGTAA
- a CDS encoding MBL fold metallo-hydrolase produces MRSIAALMAISIMLIGCKNDKKSEENEAKTEVAESNSSNKMQSDSSEIEITPISHATAVFKWGESVFYTDPVGGAEVFEGESKPDFILITDIHGDHMNAETLQALELENTKIIVPAAVQKKLPEALQSNLIVMNNGDSKEVMGFRIEAVPMYNLPQSKDAMHEKGRGNGYVLEMNNKRLYISGDTEDIPEMRNLENIDVALVSMNLPYTMPVDQAADGVLAFKPKKVIPYHYRGKDGFSDIEEFKKLVNEGNQNIQVELMEWYPDNNKS; encoded by the coding sequence ATGAGAAGTATAGCTGCCTTAATGGCTATTAGCATAATGCTAATTGGCTGTAAAAATGACAAAAAATCTGAAGAGAATGAGGCGAAGACAGAAGTAGCCGAAAGCAATTCTTCTAATAAAATGCAATCTGATTCCAGCGAAATAGAAATAACCCCTATTTCTCATGCGACCGCTGTTTTTAAATGGGGTGAAAGTGTTTTCTATACCGATCCAGTTGGCGGAGCTGAAGTTTTTGAAGGAGAATCCAAACCAGACTTTATTTTAATTACCGATATACATGGTGATCACATGAATGCAGAAACTCTTCAAGCCCTTGAGCTTGAAAACACCAAGATCATAGTTCCTGCCGCTGTGCAAAAGAAATTACCGGAAGCCCTGCAATCAAATCTCATTGTTATGAATAATGGAGATTCAAAAGAGGTTATGGGTTTCAGAATTGAAGCAGTACCTATGTATAACCTTCCTCAAAGCAAAGATGCGATGCATGAAAAAGGTCGCGGCAATGGATATGTGCTAGAAATGAATAATAAAAGGCTCTATATATCTGGTGATACAGAAGATATTCCTGAAATGCGAAATCTGGAAAATATTGATGTAGCACTGGTATCTATGAATCTTCCTTACACGATGCCTGTAGATCAGGCTGCAGATGGGGTTCTGGCTTTTAAACCAAAAAAAGTGATCCCTTATCACTACAGAGGAAAAGATGGTTTTTCAGATATAGAAGAATTCAAAAAATTGGTAAACGAAGGGAATCAAAACATACAGGTTGAACTAATGGAATGGTATCCTGATAATAATAAATCTTAG
- a CDS encoding GNAT family N-acetyltransferase — MQIVSWQYKYSEEFKNMNLHWLKEFFWVEPHDEDVLGNPEKYIIKPGGMIFFMKENKDSIIGCVALMKIDDNIFELTKMAVKPDHRGKKIGHELMKYTLDFAKQSGWNKLIIYSNRKLENAIHLYRKYGFEEIPIEENNPYSRGDIKMQLKLS; from the coding sequence ATGCAAATAGTCTCCTGGCAATACAAATATTCCGAAGAGTTTAAAAATATGAACCTGCACTGGCTAAAAGAATTTTTCTGGGTAGAACCCCATGATGAAGATGTTCTTGGAAATCCTGAAAAATATATTATCAAACCTGGAGGAATGATATTCTTCATGAAAGAAAATAAAGATAGTATTATTGGATGCGTCGCATTAATGAAAATTGATGATAATATTTTTGAACTAACCAAAATGGCGGTAAAGCCAGATCATCGAGGGAAGAAAATTGGCCATGAGCTTATGAAATATACACTCGATTTTGCAAAACAGAGTGGGTGGAATAAATTGATTATATATAGCAACAGGAAACTGGAAAACGCTATCCATCTCTATAGGAAATATGGCTTTGAAGAAATTCCAATAGAGGAAAATAATCCTTATTCCCGTGGCGATATTAAAATGCAACTAAAGCTTTCTTAA
- the treF gene encoding alpha,alpha-trehalase TreF, translated as MNKHFPVYINYLLVIFLFLSCKIGPNPEQELEKIESKVDILPPGELYGDLFYDVQTNTIFSDSKTFVDAKPQYNVGLIRQRYNMLEDTTKEGISDFVKQHFELPGSDFELEIDSSSIKSHISKLWNVLKRPSDERKSGTLIPLPKPYIVPGGRFREIYYWDSYFTMLGLQEDREVETIQNMVDNFAFLINEYGFIPNGNRTYYLGRSQPPFFAMMVKVLSEIRGEQVLAKYLPELEREYNFWMDGSETFQNNNAVRRVVKMKDGEILNRYWDDNATPRPESYREDVKTAEDAIAENPALTKEEVYRNLRAGAESGWDFSSRWLHKNENGQYDLSTIHTTDIVPVDLNSLLYNLEMTISEAARISGNQEKSKAFSLKAENRKQAILKYNWDSEAGFFKDYNFKNEKVTGQYSLAGVYPLFFEIATKKQAESVANKIEKTFLKPGGLVTTPYNTGEQWDAPNGWPPLQWLSIKGLKNYNQNQLAMEIRSRWLKLNKDVYNRTFKMLEKYNVEDLTKESGGGEYPTQDGFGWTNGVYQKLSSEN; from the coding sequence ATGAACAAACATTTTCCTGTATACATAAATTATTTATTGGTAATCTTTCTTTTTTTATCCTGTAAAATAGGTCCGAATCCTGAGCAGGAACTGGAGAAAATTGAAAGTAAAGTTGATATACTCCCTCCGGGAGAATTATACGGAGACTTGTTTTATGACGTACAAACGAATACGATCTTTAGTGATAGTAAAACCTTTGTTGATGCAAAGCCTCAATACAATGTGGGTCTTATAAGGCAGCGATATAATATGCTGGAGGATACAACAAAAGAAGGAATTTCAGATTTTGTGAAGCAGCATTTTGAATTACCGGGGAGTGATTTTGAATTAGAAATAGATTCTTCCTCAATTAAATCTCACATCAGTAAATTATGGAATGTCTTGAAAAGGCCTTCAGATGAAAGAAAGTCGGGAACTCTTATACCTTTACCTAAGCCATATATAGTTCCCGGTGGTCGCTTCAGAGAAATTTATTACTGGGATAGTTATTTTACGATGCTGGGATTACAGGAAGATAGGGAAGTTGAAACCATTCAGAATATGGTTGACAACTTCGCTTTCTTGATCAATGAATATGGTTTTATACCAAACGGTAACAGAACTTATTATTTGGGAAGATCTCAACCTCCATTTTTCGCGATGATGGTTAAAGTACTTTCTGAAATTAGGGGAGAGCAAGTGCTTGCAAAATACCTTCCGGAACTTGAACGAGAGTATAATTTCTGGATGGACGGCAGTGAAACTTTCCAGAACAATAACGCGGTCCGGAGAGTTGTTAAAATGAAAGACGGTGAAATCTTAAACCGCTACTGGGATGATAATGCTACCCCGAGGCCTGAGAGTTATCGCGAAGATGTAAAAACTGCTGAAGATGCCATAGCTGAAAATCCAGCCCTTACAAAAGAAGAAGTGTATAGGAATTTAAGAGCAGGTGCTGAATCTGGATGGGATTTCTCTAGTAGATGGCTTCATAAAAATGAAAATGGACAATATGATCTATCAACTATTCATACAACAGACATCGTTCCTGTAGATCTTAATTCTTTACTGTATAATCTTGAAATGACGATTTCTGAAGCTGCCAGAATTTCCGGCAATCAGGAAAAATCAAAAGCATTTAGCTTAAAAGCAGAAAATAGAAAACAGGCAATCCTTAAATATAATTGGGATTCAGAGGCAGGTTTTTTTAAAGATTATAATTTCAAAAATGAAAAAGTTACAGGACAATATTCTCTTGCGGGCGTCTATCCGTTATTTTTTGAAATTGCAACAAAAAAACAAGCTGAAAGTGTTGCCAACAAGATCGAAAAAACTTTTTTAAAACCAGGTGGGCTGGTCACCACTCCTTATAATACTGGTGAACAATGGGATGCTCCAAATGGATGGCCCCCTCTGCAATGGTTAAGTATTAAAGGATTGAAAAATTATAATCAAAACCAACTTGCAATGGAGATTAGATCAAGATGGTTGAAGTTAAATAAGGATGTTTATAACCGCACATTTAAAATGCTTGAAAAGTATAATGTGGAAGATTTAACTAAAGAGAGTGGAGGAGGAGAGTATCCTACCCAGGATGGTTTTGGATGGACCAATGGAGTATATCAAAAGCTATCTTCGGAAAATTGA
- a CDS encoding DUF1622 domain-containing protein: MENIKFYIEYVARIIEVGGVLTILVGTLLALGKFLFAQQKAKKRSYKLLRQELGKGILLGLEILVAADIIATVVTEPTMDKVLTLGVIVLIRTFLSLSIELEIEGKFPWQREPSDKHLDQDL; this comes from the coding sequence ATGGAAAATATTAAGTTTTATATTGAGTATGTCGCCCGGATCATCGAAGTAGGTGGTGTACTTACCATATTGGTCGGGACATTATTGGCACTGGGAAAATTTCTTTTTGCACAACAGAAAGCCAAAAAAAGATCTTATAAACTGTTGCGTCAGGAATTAGGGAAAGGAATTTTATTAGGCCTGGAGATCCTTGTTGCGGCAGATATTATAGCAACAGTGGTCACAGAACCAACAATGGACAAAGTTCTTACCCTTGGGGTCATTGTATTAATAAGGACTTTTTTAAGCTTATCTATAGAATTGGAAATAGAAGGAAAGTTTCCCTGGCAACGAGAACCATCAGACAAACATCTTGATCAGGACTTATAA
- a CDS encoding formimidoylglutamase translates to MNGLKIYKPADIEKLISTRHGEVKFGENLKFVKSIDELDKSSANYVLLGIQEDIGVRANYGNSGTSRAWNAALKALVNIQVNKFNNPENLILLGELNCEDLMAKASNIDKADPNYYPKLGDLVKQIDQLLANIIEKIISTNKIPIVIGGGHNNAYGNIKGSSKALNDPINVVNIDAHTDLRQLEHRHSGNGFSYAIEGQYLRKYTVFGLHKNYTPEYIFEEMNASENFQYHIAEDILKNPQEVNNKFQQSLESIGQSKFGLELDCDSISDFPSSAKSPVGFSVNNIRSFIKISSENENCCYFHICEASPNEQNDTQVGKALAYFVSDFLN, encoded by the coding sequence ATGAACGGATTAAAAATTTATAAACCTGCGGATATCGAGAAATTGATCTCTACAAGACATGGAGAGGTGAAGTTTGGTGAAAATCTGAAATTCGTAAAGAGTATTGATGAGCTTGACAAAAGTTCAGCCAATTATGTTTTATTGGGTATTCAGGAGGATATTGGCGTTCGAGCCAATTACGGAAATTCAGGAACCTCCAGGGCATGGAATGCGGCTTTAAAAGCTTTGGTCAATATTCAGGTAAATAAATTTAATAATCCCGAAAATTTAATTCTTCTCGGTGAATTGAATTGTGAAGACCTAATGGCTAAAGCCTCAAATATTGATAAGGCAGATCCTAATTATTACCCTAAACTAGGCGATCTGGTAAAACAAATTGATCAATTACTAGCCAATATTATTGAAAAGATCATTTCTACAAATAAAATTCCCATCGTTATTGGGGGTGGACACAACAATGCCTACGGAAATATAAAAGGTTCTTCTAAGGCGTTGAATGACCCAATTAATGTAGTGAATATCGATGCGCATACAGATCTTCGGCAACTGGAACATAGACATAGCGGGAATGGGTTTAGCTACGCCATAGAGGGACAGTATTTACGAAAATATACGGTCTTCGGATTACATAAAAATTATACTCCTGAATATATTTTCGAAGAAATGAATGCTTCTGAAAATTTCCAATATCACATTGCTGAAGATATTCTAAAAAATCCGCAGGAAGTGAATAATAAATTTCAGCAAAGCCTGGAAAGCATAGGTCAGTCCAAATTCGGGCTGGAACTCGACTGTGATTCAATTTCAGATTTTCCGAGTAGTGCTAAATCACCTGTAGGTTTTTCAGTAAATAACATTAGGAGCTTTATAAAGATTTCTTCTGAAAATGAGAATTGCTGCTATTTCCATATTTGTGAAGCTTCTCCGAATGAACAAAACGATACTCAGGTAGGGAAAGCACTGGCCTATTTTGTTTCAGACTTTTTAAACTAA
- the hutI gene encoding imidazolonepropionase, translating into MTLLVTNIKELLQVREQNILKVSGSEMKELPTIKNAWLLIENDKIADFGTMKNMPKITADQTIDATGKIVLPTWCDSHTHIVYAGNREQEFADRINGLSYEEIANRGGGILNSVKTLQDTSEEEVYEQSAKRLKEVMKLGTGAVEIKSGYGLTEKAELKMLRVIKKLRENYDLPVKSTFLGAHAIPKEYKNDPDAYMDLVINEILPKVAKEGLAEYIDIFCEKGYFSIKDTHRLLSAAKEHGLKPKIHVNQFNSIGGVKVGVEHEALSVDHLEVMNDEDIEVLKGTRTMPVALPSCSLFLSIPYTPARKILDAELPLALATDFNPGSTPSGNMNLVVSLACIKMKMTPEEAINAATINGAYAMDLSETHGSITKGKMANFMITKEIPSFTFLPYAFGTNSIDSVYINGKLI; encoded by the coding sequence ATGACTCTATTAGTAACCAATATCAAAGAATTACTTCAGGTTAGGGAACAAAATATCCTTAAAGTTTCAGGAAGTGAAATGAAAGAACTTCCCACGATAAAAAATGCCTGGTTGCTTATTGAAAATGATAAGATTGCTGATTTTGGCACTATGAAAAACATGCCTAAAATAACCGCTGATCAAACCATAGATGCTACCGGAAAGATCGTACTACCAACCTGGTGTGATTCTCATACGCATATTGTTTATGCCGGAAACCGGGAACAGGAGTTTGCTGACAGAATCAATGGATTGAGTTATGAAGAGATCGCAAATCGTGGTGGCGGAATTCTGAATAGTGTAAAAACCCTTCAGGATACATCTGAAGAGGAGGTCTATGAACAATCAGCAAAAAGGCTGAAAGAAGTCATGAAACTGGGAACCGGAGCGGTAGAGATAAAATCTGGTTACGGACTTACCGAAAAAGCAGAATTAAAAATGCTTCGGGTAATTAAGAAGCTCCGCGAGAATTATGATTTACCTGTAAAATCTACATTTTTAGGAGCTCATGCAATTCCGAAAGAATATAAGAACGACCCTGATGCCTATATGGATCTTGTAATTAATGAGATCCTTCCAAAAGTTGCAAAAGAAGGTCTTGCTGAATACATAGATATCTTTTGTGAAAAAGGTTATTTCAGTATAAAAGATACTCACAGATTGCTTTCTGCTGCAAAGGAACATGGCTTAAAACCTAAAATTCATGTAAATCAGTTTAATTCCATTGGAGGTGTAAAAGTCGGCGTTGAGCATGAAGCGCTAAGTGTAGATCATTTAGAGGTGATGAATGATGAGGATATAGAAGTTCTAAAAGGTACCAGAACAATGCCAGTAGCACTTCCCTCCTGTTCTCTATTTCTGAGTATTCCCTATACACCCGCCAGAAAAATATTAGATGCTGAACTTCCATTGGCACTAGCAACAGATTTTAACCCGGGAAGTACACCCAGCGGAAATATGAACCTTGTGGTTTCCCTGGCTTGTATAAAAATGAAAATGACTCCGGAAGAAGCCATCAATGCTGCCACTATTAATGGAGCTTATGCCATGGACTTAAGCGAAACCCATGGTAGCATTACTAAAGGAAAAATGGCTAATTTCATGATTACTAAGGAAATCCCATCCTTTACTTTTCTGCCATACGCCTTTGGCACCAACTCTATTGATTCTGTTTATATTAATGGAAAACTGATATAA
- a CDS encoding PH domain-containing protein has translation MSILSSLLGNAGAIEKDKLQEKYGKLLIPSEEIEAGFKIIRDTFIFTNKRLILVDVQGLTGSKIEYFSVLYKSITRFSVETAGSFDLDAELKIWISGEQTPSISKRFNKKVDIYEVQKLLAEFTL, from the coding sequence ATGAGTATTCTTTCTTCTTTATTAGGAAACGCAGGAGCAATAGAAAAGGATAAACTCCAGGAGAAATATGGAAAATTGCTGATTCCTTCTGAAGAGATTGAAGCAGGATTCAAGATTATTCGTGATACTTTTATTTTCACGAATAAACGTCTTATTCTGGTAGATGTTCAGGGACTTACCGGAAGTAAAATCGAATACTTTTCTGTTTTATATAAAAGTATCACCAGGTTTAGTGTAGAAACTGCAGGAAGTTTTGATTTAGATGCTGAATTGAAAATCTGGATCTCTGGGGAGCAAACACCCTCTATTTCCAAGCGTTTTAATAAGAAAGTAGATATTTATGAAGTTCAGAAGTTATTAGCGGAGTTCACACTCTAG
- a CDS encoding NAD(P)-dependent alcohol dehydrogenase: MKNVNAYAAKSNDANLEPFDIERREILADDVKIEIDYCGVCHSDIHQVRNDWGNSNYPVVPGHEIIGRVTEVGKDVKNYKEGDLVGVGCMVDSCQECQSCKDDLEQYCENGMTATYNSKDKHLGGHTFGGYSELIVVKEKFVLKVPENLDTKAVAPLLCAGITTWSPLRQWNVKKGDKVGVVGLGGLGHMGVKFASALGAHVVMITTSPGKAEDAKKLGADEVLISKNDDDMKKHQGTFDFILNTVPVGHDTNPYVGLLKRDATMTLVGAIDEVDIHGGGLIMGRKRLAGSLIGGIKETQEMLDFCGEHDIVSDIEMIDIQNINDAFDRVVKSDVKYRFVIDMKSIKN; encoded by the coding sequence ATGAAGAATGTAAATGCATATGCAGCGAAGTCAAATGATGCCAATTTAGAGCCATTTGATATCGAAAGAAGAGAAATTTTAGCCGACGATGTAAAGATCGAAATAGATTATTGCGGAGTTTGCCATAGTGATATCCATCAGGTAAGAAACGACTGGGGAAATAGTAATTATCCTGTAGTACCGGGACATGAAATTATAGGCCGTGTTACCGAAGTTGGAAAAGACGTTAAGAACTATAAAGAAGGAGATCTTGTTGGTGTTGGTTGTATGGTAGATTCCTGCCAGGAATGCCAATCCTGTAAAGATGATCTGGAGCAATATTGTGAGAACGGAATGACGGCTACTTACAATAGTAAAGATAAACATCTGGGAGGTCATACTTTTGGAGGTTATTCTGAATTAATTGTAGTTAAAGAGAAATTTGTCTTAAAGGTTCCGGAAAACCTGGATACCAAAGCCGTTGCTCCATTACTTTGTGCTGGTATTACTACCTGGTCACCATTAAGACAATGGAATGTAAAAAAAGGAGATAAAGTGGGTGTTGTAGGTCTTGGAGGTCTTGGCCATATGGGAGTGAAGTTTGCCAGTGCCCTTGGAGCTCATGTAGTAATGATTACCACATCTCCAGGAAAAGCTGAAGATGCTAAAAAATTGGGTGCAGACGAAGTTCTTATTTCCAAGAACGATGATGATATGAAAAAGCATCAGGGAACTTTCGACTTTATTCTGAATACTGTTCCTGTTGGTCATGATACAAATCCATATGTTGGTTTACTAAAACGTGATGCGACAATGACCCTTGTAGGAGCTATTGATGAAGTTGATATTCATGGTGGCGGATTGATCATGGGGAGAAAAAGACTTGCCGGTTCATTGATTGGAGGAATCAAGGAAACTCAGGAAATGCTTGATTTCTGTGGAGAACATGATATCGTATCTGATATTGAAATGATCGATATTCAGAATATCAATGATGCTTTTGACAGAGTGGTAAAGTCTGACGTAAAGTACAGGTTTGTAATCGACATGAAATCTATAAAGAACTAA
- a CDS encoding trans-sulfuration enzyme family protein, with the protein MSKSKGINTICTHVGELEDKEFKGAVSPLYMSTSYAFEDVETKRYPRYFNTPNQVALAKKMAALEHGEASLIFGSGMAAVSTSLMAFLKSGDHVVFQDSLYGGTSNLATEEFDKFGIEYSFAKDAKANSLKAEIKKNTKVIYIETPSNPLLRITDMEAVGKLAKEHGLVSMIDNTFASPVNQNPIDFGIDVVIHSATKYMGGHSDILAGTVISSEENIERIFQMAKNFGGSLSDYTVWLLERSIKTMGIRVKAQNENAMKLAEFLNSHGSVLNVFYPGLKDHPDHELAKKQMKGFGGMLSFELNENINASKFMKSLNLIKPSMSLAGVESTILLPSQTSHGLLSEEDRLKQGIKDNLMRFSVGIEEIEDLIEDLSQAIEKTK; encoded by the coding sequence ATGAGTAAGAGCAAAGGGATCAACACGATTTGTACACATGTTGGAGAATTGGAAGACAAAGAATTTAAAGGAGCGGTTTCTCCATTGTATATGTCCACCTCTTATGCCTTTGAAGATGTAGAGACCAAGCGATATCCCAGATATTTTAATACCCCTAACCAGGTAGCTTTGGCTAAAAAGATGGCGGCATTAGAACACGGAGAGGCATCATTGATCTTCGGAAGCGGAATGGCTGCGGTAAGTACTTCTTTAATGGCTTTTCTAAAGTCTGGAGATCATGTAGTTTTTCAGGATTCGCTTTATGGAGGAACCAGTAATCTGGCAACTGAGGAATTTGATAAGTTCGGAATAGAATATTCATTTGCAAAAGATGCCAAAGCCAATTCTCTGAAAGCTGAAATTAAGAAAAATACAAAGGTGATCTATATAGAAACACCATCCAATCCATTGCTCCGGATCACAGATATGGAAGCAGTTGGGAAATTGGCTAAAGAGCATGGACTGGTTAGTATGATAGATAATACGTTTGCTTCACCCGTGAATCAGAATCCTATAGACTTCGGAATTGATGTGGTAATACACTCGGCAACTAAATATATGGGAGGTCACAGTGATATACTGGCGGGCACTGTAATTTCTTCTGAAGAAAACATTGAAAGGATCTTTCAAATGGCTAAGAATTTTGGAGGAAGCCTGAGTGATTATACCGTTTGGTTATTGGAGCGAAGTATAAAAACGATGGGCATTAGAGTGAAAGCCCAAAATGAAAATGCCATGAAACTCGCAGAATTTTTAAATTCTCATGGCAGTGTTTTAAATGTTTTTTATCCTGGCTTGAAAGATCATCCAGATCACGAGTTGGCTAAAAAGCAAATGAAAGGATTTGGCGGCATGCTTTCTTTTGAATTAAATGAGAATATCAATGCTTCAAAATTCATGAAAAGCCTCAATCTTATAAAGCCATCTATGAGCCTTGCCGGGGTTGAAAGTACCATCTTACTGCCTTCGCAAACTTCTCACGGTTTGTTAAGTGAAGAAGACAGACTAAAACAGGGAATTAAAGATAATTTAATGAGGTTTTCAGTAGGTATTGAAGAGATTGAAGACCTGATTGAAGATCTGTCTCAGGCAATTGAGAAGACCAAATAG
- the bshB1 gene encoding bacillithiol biosynthesis deacetylase BshB1 produces MKLDILAVGAHPDDVELSCSGTIAKEVDRGKKVGILDLTRGELGTRGSAEIRDDEAKAAAEILGVKMRHNLEFSDAFFENNTAHKLEIIKIIRKYKPEIVLCNAVEDRHIDHGKGAKLVSDACFLSGLRKIETIMNGNKQTAWRPKHVFHYIQWKNLQPDFVVDISGYLDKKLESVLAYRSQFFDENSQEPQTPISSSNFLDSITYRAQDMGRLINTEHAEGFNVERNVAVDSIFDLI; encoded by the coding sequence ATGAAATTAGATATACTGGCAGTAGGAGCACATCCCGATGATGTAGAACTAAGCTGTTCAGGGACTATAGCGAAAGAAGTAGACCGCGGAAAGAAAGTCGGGATACTAGATCTTACCAGAGGCGAACTCGGTACAAGAGGATCGGCAGAGATCAGGGATGATGAAGCTAAAGCTGCTGCTGAAATTTTAGGGGTTAAAATGCGCCATAATTTGGAATTTAGCGATGCTTTTTTTGAAAATAATACTGCGCATAAACTCGAGATTATAAAAATCATAAGAAAATATAAACCTGAAATCGTTCTTTGTAATGCGGTTGAAGATCGTCACATAGACCACGGAAAAGGAGCTAAGCTGGTTAGTGATGCCTGCTTTTTAAGCGGATTGAGAAAGATCGAAACTATTATGAACGGTAATAAACAGACGGCCTGGAGGCCTAAACATGTATTTCACTATATTCAGTGGAAAAACCTTCAGCCTGATTTTGTAGTAGATATTTCAGGATATTTAGATAAAAAATTAGAATCTGTTTTGGCGTATCGATCACAGTTTTTTGATGAGAACAGCCAGGAGCCCCAAACCCCCATTTCAAGTAGTAACTTCCTGGATAGCATTACTTACCGCGCGCAGGATATGGGAAGATTAATTAATACAGAACATGCAGAAGGTTTTAATGTAGAGCGTAATGTTGCAGTAGATTCTATATTTGACCTAATTTAA